From one Trachemys scripta elegans isolate TJP31775 chromosome 14, CAS_Tse_1.0, whole genome shotgun sequence genomic stretch:
- the LOC117887503 gene encoding olfactory receptor 14A16-like, with amino-acid sequence MSNRTTMFLLLGFSDVRELQILHFVAFLVIYLAALMGNLLIFMAIAFDHHLHTPMYFFLMNLSILDLGSISVTVPKSMANSLMNTRSISYAGCVGQVFFLLFFVAADFSLLTVMAYDRYIAICKPLHYETIMNSRTCVEMAAGAWISGLLYSVLHTGNTFALTFCGGNMVDQFFCEIPQLLKLTCSDSYLSEVGVIAFSACLLLGCFVFMIVSYVQIFKSVLRIPSEQGRHKALSTCLPHLTVVSLFVFTGIFAYLKPTSSSPSALDLVVAVLYSVLIPIMNPIVYSIRNKEMKASLRRLTGCR; translated from the coding sequence atgtccaaccGAACCACCATGTTCCTTCTGCTGGGATTTTCTGATGTTcgggagctgcagattttgcactttgTGGCATTTCTAGTGATCTACCTGGCAGCCCTGATGGGGAATCTTCTTATCTTCATGGCCATAGCCTTCGACcaccaccttcacacccccatgtacttcttcctgatgaATCTGTCCATCCTAGACCTTGGCTCTATCTCTGTCACTGTCCCCAAATCCATGGCCAACTCCCTCATGAACACCAGATCCATTTCCTATGCTGGATGTGTTGGCCaagtctttttcctcctcttctttgtgGCAGCAGATTTTTCCCTTCTCACCGTCATGGCATATGACCGATATATCGCAATCTGCAAACCACTGCACTATGAGACAATAATGAACAGCAGAACTTGTGTTGAAATGGCAGCCGGTGCCTGGATCAGTGGGCTTCTCTACTCTGTGCTACATACCGGGAACACGTTTGCATTGACCTTCTGTGGAGGCAACATggtggatcagttcttctgtgagATCCCCCAGCTACTGAAGCTCACCTGCTCTGACTCATATCTGAGTGAAGTTGGGGTTATTGCATTTAGTGCGTGTTTACTCTTAGGCTGCTTTGTTTTTATGATTGTGTCATATGTTCAGATCTTCAAATCAGTGCTCAgaatcccctctgagcagggccggcataaAGCCCTCTCCACCTGCCTTCCTCACCTCACTGTGGTCTCCTTGTTTGTTTTCACTGGCATTTTTGCTTATTTgaaacccacctccagctccccaTCTGCTCTGGATCTTGTGGTGGCTGTTCTCTATTCCGTATTAATACCAATCATGAATCCAATTGTCTACAGCATTAGGAACAAGGAGATGAAAGCTTCCCTGAGGAGATTGACTGGGTGTAGGTAA